In Alicyclobacillus macrosporangiidus CPP55, a single window of DNA contains:
- a CDS encoding sensor histidine kinase: PVWVAAQAQHVSQILWNLLDNAVKFTPDGGNIAVEVGRQEGKPFLSVKDSGVGIPEAEIDNIFERFYRVDKSRDRKTGGSGLGLAIVKRLVELSGGFVQVESRVGQGSTFTVVWPK, translated from the coding sequence CCCCGGTGTGGGTTGCGGCCCAAGCGCAGCATGTATCGCAGATTTTGTGGAACCTGCTTGACAATGCGGTGAAATTCACGCCAGACGGAGGGAACATTGCGGTGGAGGTTGGCCGCCAAGAGGGCAAACCGTTTTTGTCAGTCAAGGACAGCGGCGTAGGGATCCCTGAGGCGGAGATCGATAACATCTTCGAGCGATTTTACCGGGTGGACAAGTCTCGGGATCGAAAAACCGGCGGCAGCGGTCTTGGGTTGGCCATCGTCAAACGGTTGGTCGAACTCTCTGGAGGCTTTGTGCAGGTGGAAAGCAGGGTTGGGCAAGGGTCGACGTTTACGGTCGTCTGGCCGAAGTAA